Below is a genomic region from Pararhizobium sp. A13.
TGTGATAGCCACGCTCCGTTTCGAGCGGGATGGGTTCGCCCAACTTGCGCGACAGCCGCGCGGTGTAGGCTCCGGTGCAGAGCACGATCTGCGAAGCGTCGATCGCGCGTCCGTCCTTAAGGCGGACAGCCTTGCCTTCGCCTGCAAGATCGAAACCGACGACATTGCCCTGCTCAAGCTTTCCGCCCAGGGAAAGGAAGTTCTCGCAGAGTTTTGCAACGAGCTGATAGGGATCCCGGATGGAGCGGTTGTCAGGGAAAAGGACAGCCTTGGCGATCTTCGTTGTCAGCGCGGGTTCAAGGTCGCGAATTGTATCGCCGCCGAGGATCTCGTGGCGGAGGCCGAAGCGCTCCAAGACGTCGATATGCTCCTTGTCCGCCTTGAACTCCGCTTCGTCCGCATAGAGACTGAGACATCCCTCCTGCGTCAGCATATCGGAAAGTCCGGTTGCCTTCAGGAGGTCGCGAAGATCGTCGTGAACGCGATGGCACAACGCTGCCCCCGCCGCTTCCAGTTCTCTCACGCGCGAAGGCCGGCTGGCCTCCAGAAACCGCAGGAACCAGGGCATGAGCTTTGGCAAATAGGAGGGCCGTATACGCACGGGTCCCTCCGGATCGAGCAGCCAGTTCGGCATCTGTGCCCAAATCGAGGGCCGGGATGCCGGCATGAATTCCGTGACCGCGATGCTTGCCATGTTGCCGTAGGACGCGCCTCTTCCTGGCGCGTCCCTGTCGATCAAGACGACGCTCGATCCGCGACGCTGCAGTTCGAAGGCAATGGAGACACCGATGATACCGGCGCCAACGACGGCAATGGGAGACACGACATACCTCAAGGAAAGCGAAATGTATGGGGAGGCGTTTTGCGCCTCCCTTTCAGGCTTACCAATTCAAGATCGGCGCCATCGCCGCCTTGAATTCGACCTTTTCCTCTTCGGTCAAAGATCCCAGAGGAGCACGGCAGTCGCCTACCGGCGTGCCCTGGAGTTCGCAGCCATACTTGATCTTCTGCACGAATTTGCCGCTCTCCAGGATGTTCATCGCGCGGTAGAGAACGGTCATCTGCTCGCGTGCCTTGTCGAGATCGCCGGAGCGGAACGTGCGGTCCAGATCGCAGCAAGCCTTCGCCATGCAGTTGGCCGGTCCGCAAATCCAGGAATCGGCTCCCCAGAACATGAAGTCGAGCGCGATGTCGTCCGAACCCGAAACGAGGTCGATGCGGCCCTTGTAGCGGGCATGGATGTCGACGGCGCGCTGAAGGATGCCAGAGCTTTCCTTGATACCGATCACGCGCGGGTGGTCGGCCAGCGCATCCATCAGCTCAAAGGAAATCTCGACGCCATCCTTCGGTGGGTAGTTGTAGAGGATGAGGCTGACATCGACGGCGTCGAGAACGGCGCGATAGTGGCTGAGCAGCTCAGCCTGGGTCGGGCGGGTGTAGAAAGGCGTCGCCAACAGCACGATATCGTAGCCGATCTCCTTGGCGCGCGCCGTATTTTCTATCACTTCGCGGGTCGCTGGCGCATTGGTGCCGGCAATCAGGATTTCATCGTCCTTGGCGAAATCCTTGACGAACCTCAGCACGTCCTCCCGCTCTTCGTTCGACATGGAGAAATATTCGCCCGTCGAACCGCAGGGTACCCAGCCGGTTGCACCCGCCTCCCGAAGGCTCAGCATGTGTTTTTCAAGAGCCTTGAAATCGATCTTGTTGTTCACGTCGAAGGGGGTGACAAGGGCCGGCATCACGCCTTTGAGTTTCATAGGATGTCTCCTTTTGGAATGTTGAATTGCCGTCAAATGGCTAGTTTTTTCAGGAACCGCTGCTCGATGAGCGTGACGGCACGGGTGAGCGGAAACGCAATCGCGAAATAGATCAGCGCCACGATCGTCAGAACCTCGACAGGACGTGCCGTGTTATTGGAAATGTT
It encodes:
- a CDS encoding FAD-binding oxidoreductase → MSPIAVVGAGIIGVSIAFELQRRGSSVVLIDRDAPGRGASYGNMASIAVTEFMPASRPSIWAQMPNWLLDPEGPVRIRPSYLPKLMPWFLRFLEASRPSRVRELEAAGAALCHRVHDDLRDLLKATGLSDMLTQEGCLSLYADEAEFKADKEHIDVLERFGLRHEILGGDTIRDLEPALTTKIAKAVLFPDNRSIRDPYQLVAKLCENFLSLGGKLEQGNVVGFDLAGEGKAVRLKDGRAIDASQIVLCTGAYTARLSRKLGEPIPLETERGYHTQIMTPGISMRHSIIWPARAFMVTPTAGGIRVGGTVEMAGLDAAPDYRRAKVLVKRAKEALPGLRADEATEWMGHRPALPDTVPIIGPSAKHHGVFYATGHGHLGLTYAATTARLIGDLMTGRTPPIDLRPYRVNRF
- the dapA gene encoding 4-hydroxy-tetrahydrodipicolinate synthase, whose protein sequence is MKLKGVMPALVTPFDVNNKIDFKALEKHMLSLREAGATGWVPCGSTGEYFSMSNEEREDVLRFVKDFAKDDEILIAGTNAPATREVIENTARAKEIGYDIVLLATPFYTRPTQAELLSHYRAVLDAVDVSLILYNYPPKDGVEISFELMDALADHPRVIGIKESSGILQRAVDIHARYKGRIDLVSGSDDIALDFMFWGADSWICGPANCMAKACCDLDRTFRSGDLDKAREQMTVLYRAMNILESGKFVQKIKYGCELQGTPVGDCRAPLGSLTEEEKVEFKAAMAPILNW